A stretch of the Marivirga tractuosa DSM 4126 genome encodes the following:
- a CDS encoding sigma-54-dependent transcriptional regulator, whose translation MSKILLIDDEASIRQTLKEILEYEKYQVEEVANGADGLKKIENEHYDLVLCDIKMPKMDGMELLNAVYEKGIEIPFIMISAHGTIDNAVEATKKGAFDFISKPPDLNRLLVSVRNALDKSSLMAETKTLRKKVSKKYEMIGSSKELEEVKETIAKVASTDARVLIIGENGTGKELVARQIHEQSDRAKSAMVEVNCAAIPSELIESELFGHEKGSFTSAVKQRIGKFEQATGGTLFLDEIGDMPLSAQAKVLRALQENKINRVGGDKDIKVDVRIIAATNKNLKDAIENGEFREDLFHRLSVIRINVPPLKDRKDDIPELVEKFLSDIAEEHGSKKKSIDKDALTQLKEYNWSGNIRELRNVVERLIILGADTITAQDVKKYIE comes from the coding sequence ATGTCCAAAATATTACTGATAGATGATGAAGCCAGCATTCGCCAAACTTTAAAGGAAATACTAGAATATGAAAAATATCAAGTAGAAGAAGTAGCAAATGGCGCTGATGGCTTAAAGAAAATCGAAAATGAGCATTATGACCTTGTGCTTTGCGATATCAAAATGCCAAAAATGGACGGCATGGAACTCCTCAATGCTGTTTATGAAAAAGGTATTGAAATTCCATTTATTATGATTTCAGCACATGGCACAATAGACAATGCCGTGGAAGCTACTAAAAAAGGCGCCTTCGACTTCATTTCCAAGCCACCAGATTTAAATAGATTATTGGTGTCAGTGAGAAATGCCTTGGATAAATCCAGTCTAATGGCCGAAACTAAAACACTTAGAAAAAAGGTTTCCAAAAAGTATGAAATGATTGGCTCTTCTAAAGAATTAGAAGAGGTAAAAGAGACAATAGCAAAAGTGGCTTCCACTGATGCAAGAGTATTGATCATAGGTGAAAATGGTACTGGTAAAGAACTGGTAGCAAGACAAATCCATGAACAAAGCGATAGAGCTAAATCAGCAATGGTAGAAGTCAACTGTGCAGCAATTCCTTCAGAATTGATAGAAAGTGAGTTATTTGGTCATGAGAAAGGGTCGTTTACTTCTGCCGTAAAGCAAAGAATAGGGAAATTTGAACAAGCCACAGGAGGAACCTTGTTTTTGGACGAAATTGGGGATATGCCTTTATCTGCTCAGGCAAAGGTATTAAGAGCTCTCCAGGAAAATAAAATCAACAGAGTCGGTGGAGACAAGGATATTAAAGTAGATGTAAGAATCATTGCGGCTACCAATAAAAATCTCAAAGATGCTATTGAAAATGGTGAATTTAGAGAAGATTTATTCCACCGATTAAGTGTTATTAGAATAAATGTTCCACCATTGAAGGATAGAAAGGATGACATTCCTGAATTAGTTGAGAAATTCCTCAGCGACATTGCAGAAGAACATGGGTCCAAAAAGAAATCAATTGATAAAGATGCTTTAACTCAATTAAAAGAATACAATTGGAGTGGTAATATTCGTGAACTTAGAAATGTGGTGGAGCGACTGATAATATTAGGAGCAGATACAATTACCGCTCAGGATGTAAAAAAATATATTGAATAG
- a CDS encoding Smr/MutS family protein — MQIGDRVRLMKGTEEGIVVKMLDKSLVEVEIEDGFAIPVLESELVVVSSDESTAFDTPKYESQKPTKQKTVYEKPNQLKGFHLAIIPLNDHLNSIYFLNPSKEDILILANEVSGNNEEKTILSEKIFAEKSSKITERNMDHLNTWAPLSFTILTENSKWSIPIRPEKITVKIKAKHFQKDKTEIPFLNKKGYLIPLNQSSKETVEPEKIDIDKLKDSLFKGREDIENFRATVKNNAQIPEIDLHIETIDPYYENLPKEDILRIQLSKFEEKLNEAVMAGLDEIIFIHGVGNGVLRNNIHKLLSQHHNIQFFKDTHKEKFGYGATLIKIK; from the coding sequence ATGCAAATAGGCGATAGAGTAAGATTAATGAAAGGCACTGAAGAAGGCATAGTAGTGAAGATGCTAGACAAATCTTTGGTAGAAGTTGAAATAGAAGACGGATTTGCTATCCCTGTATTGGAATCTGAATTGGTTGTGGTTTCTTCTGATGAAAGCACAGCATTTGATACTCCTAAATACGAAAGTCAAAAGCCAACTAAACAAAAAACAGTTTACGAAAAACCCAATCAATTGAAAGGCTTTCATTTAGCTATCATACCTTTAAATGATCATCTTAACAGTATATATTTCCTGAATCCTTCCAAAGAAGATATTCTAATATTAGCCAATGAAGTAAGTGGCAATAATGAAGAGAAAACAATTTTATCGGAAAAAATATTTGCTGAAAAATCCAGTAAAATCACGGAAAGAAATATGGATCATCTCAATACTTGGGCTCCGCTTTCCTTTACCATCTTAACAGAAAACAGCAAATGGTCTATTCCAATAAGACCTGAAAAAATCACCGTTAAAATAAAAGCCAAACATTTCCAAAAAGATAAAACTGAAATTCCATTTCTAAATAAAAAAGGCTATTTAATTCCTTTAAATCAATCTTCAAAAGAAACAGTAGAGCCAGAAAAGATTGATATTGATAAATTAAAAGACAGTCTATTTAAGGGACGGGAAGATATTGAGAATTTTAGAGCAACAGTAAAAAATAATGCTCAAATCCCAGAAATAGATTTACATATAGAAACTATTGACCCTTATTATGAGAACCTACCTAAAGAGGACATTTTAAGAATTCAACTGTCAAAATTCGAGGAAAAACTCAATGAAGCTGTTATGGCTGGTTTAGATGAAATTATCTTTATTCATGGAGTCGGCAACGGAGTTTTGAGAAACAACATTCATAAACTACTATCACAACATCATAATATCCAGTTTTTTAAAGATACTCACAAAGAAAAGTTTGGTTATGGCGCAACTTTAATAAAGATTAAATAA
- a CDS encoding DUF2279 domain-containing protein — protein MRILFIAFSILLLFQNPLSAQIQKDSIDGKKLRNIILAESTLYAAGMTGLGFLWYKDNESQSFQFFNDNNQWLQMDKVGHLYTAYHLTNINYLLLKNAGMRPKKAMLYSSISSTAMMLPIEIFDGFSTSYGASWGDALANIIGAFLPYQQFLFDQNYINPKFSFSQSRYAHLRPNTLGKNYIEQLIKDYNGQTYWLSTDFNIFSKENKFPNWLQFSIGYSGNQMVYGNPFDNLENGYYSNRQWLLSMDLNFEKIKVEQQWLKIILKVINKVKIPFPAVEWNGKDVVLHPLYF, from the coding sequence ATGAGGATATTGTTTATTGCCTTTTCAATTTTACTCTTATTCCAAAATCCGTTATCTGCTCAAATACAAAAAGACAGCATTGATGGAAAGAAATTGAGAAATATTATTCTTGCAGAAAGCACACTATATGCTGCCGGAATGACTGGCTTAGGATTTTTGTGGTATAAAGACAATGAATCACAATCCTTTCAATTCTTCAATGACAATAATCAATGGTTACAGATGGATAAAGTTGGCCATCTTTATACTGCTTATCATCTTACCAATATTAACTACCTATTATTAAAGAATGCAGGAATGAGGCCTAAAAAAGCCATGCTCTACAGTAGTATAAGCTCTACTGCCATGATGCTTCCTATAGAGATATTTGATGGCTTTTCTACAAGTTATGGAGCTTCTTGGGGAGATGCTTTAGCAAATATTATTGGTGCCTTCCTCCCCTATCAACAATTTCTTTTTGATCAAAATTACATCAATCCCAAATTTTCATTTTCACAAAGCCGGTATGCCCATTTAAGGCCTAATACCCTTGGCAAAAACTACATTGAACAGCTAATTAAGGATTATAATGGCCAGACGTATTGGCTAAGTACTGATTTTAATATTTTCAGTAAAGAGAATAAATTCCCCAATTGGTTACAATTTTCAATTGGTTACAGTGGAAATCAAATGGTTTACGGAAACCCATTTGATAATTTGGAAAATGGATATTATTCCAATAGACAATGGTTATTGAGCATGGATTTAAACTTTGAAAAAATAAAAGTTGAACAGCAATGGTTAAAAATTATATTGAAGGTAATCAATAAGGTGAAAATTCCGTTCCCAGCTGTAGAATGGAATGGAAAAGACGTAGTTTTGCATCCCTTATATTTTTAA